The following coding sequences lie in one Salarias fasciatus chromosome 7 unlocalized genomic scaffold, fSalaFa1.1 super_scaffold_4, whole genome shotgun sequence genomic window:
- the rpl7a gene encoding large ribosomal subunit protein eL8 has translation MPKGKKAKGKKVAPAPSVAKKHEAKKVVNPLFEKRPKNFGIGQDIQPKRDLTRFVKWPRYIRLQRQRSILYKRLKVPPAINQFTQALDRQTATQLFKLAHKYRPETKQEKKQRLLARAEQKAAGKGDTPTKRPPVLRAGVNTVTSLVESKKAQLVIIAHDVDPIELVVFLPALCRKMGVPYCIVKGKARLGRLVHRKTCTSVAFTQTNPEDKGALAKLVEAIKTNYNDRYEEIRRHWGGGIMGPKSTARITKLEKAKAKELATKLG, from the exons ATG CCTAAGGGAAAGAAGGCTAAGGGGAAGAAGGTGGCACCGGCCCCTTCTGTGGCCAAGAAACATGAGGCCAAGAAAGTTGTCAACCCCCTCTTCGAGAAGAGGCCAAAGAACTTTGGCATCG GCCAGGATATCCAGCCAAAGCGTGATTTGACCCGCTTTGTGAAATGGCCCCGTTACATCCGCCTGCAGAGGCAGCGTTCAATCCTCTACAAGCGTCTGAAGGTCCCTCCTGCAATCAACCAGTTCACCCAGGCTCTGGACCGCCAGACCG ccaCACAGCTGTTCAAGCTGGCTCACAAATACAGGCCAGAGACCAagcaggagaagaagcagaggcTGCTGGCTCGCGCCGAGCAGAAAGCAGCCGGGAAGGGAGACACTCCAACCAAGAGGCCTCCCGTCCTCCGTGCAG GTGTGAACACTGTCACCTCTCTGGTGGAGAGCAAAAAGGCCCAGCTGGTCATCATCGCCCACGATGTGGATCCCATTGAG CTGGTGGTGTTCCTGCCCGCTCTGTGCCGTAAGATGGGCGTCCCGTACTGCATCGTCAAGGGCAAGGCTCGCCTGGGCAGACTGGTGCACAGGAAGACCTGCACTTCAGTGGCTTTCACACAGACGAACCC TGAGGATAAGGGAGCGCTCGCCAAGCTGGTGGAAGCCATCAAGACCAACTACAACGACAGATACGAGGAG ATCCGTCGTCACTGGGGAGGAGGCATCATGGGCCCCAAATCCACAGCCCGCATCACCAAGCTGGAGAAGGCAAAGGCCAAGGAACTGGCCACCAAGCTTGGTTAA
- the LOC115383324 gene encoding surfeit locus protein 1-like: MVPLKSLLSFSSRLIPALKRQTHVIYIKRTFLLSRLFKNADGRFTTFGRRSSSTMAKAEKEEDAFLKWFLLLIPATTFGLGTWQVKRRQWKMELINELTRLTTAEPVPLPIDPNELKELEYRRVRVRGRYDHSKELYVLPRSPVDPEKEAREAGRLSSSGETGANVITPFYCTDLGITILVNRGYVPRQKIRPETRQKGQVEDEMEVVGVVQLTEVRKPFVPNNDVERNRWHFRDLEAMSGATGAEPIFIDADFSSTIPGGPIGGQTRVTLRNEHMQYIITWYGLCAATSYMWYAKFIKKMKL, translated from the exons ATGGTTCCTTTGAAATCTCTGCTGTCTTTTTCCAGCAGGCTGATTCCAGCACTAAAGAGGCAG ACTCATGTCATTTACATCAAGAGGACGTTTCTTCTGTCCAGACTCTTTAAAAATGCAGACG GCAGGTTCACCACCTTCGGACGAAGGTCCAGCTCCACGATGGCCaaagcagagaaagaagaagacgCTTTTCTCAAATggttcctgctgctcatccctgCCACCACCTTCGGCCTCGGGACCTGGCAG gtGAAGAGGCGTCAGTGGAAGATGGAGCTGATTAATGAGCTGACACGGCTGACGACTGCAGAACCCGTTCCTCTTCCTATCGA TCCTAatgagctgaaggagctggagtaCCGACGGGTGAGAGTCCGCGGGCGGTACGACCACTCGAAGGAGCTGTACGTGTTGCCCCGCTCACCGGTCGACCCCGAGAAAGAAgccagggaggcagggaggctgTCTTCAAGCGGAGAGACGGGCGCCAACGTCATCACCCCGTTCTACTGCACGGACCTCGG CATCACGATCCTGGTGAACAGAGGATACGTCCCCAGGCAGAAGATCCGGCCGGAGACCAGGCAGAAAGGACAG gtggaggatgagaTGGAGGTGGTGGGAGTCGTCCAGCTCACCGAGGTTCGGAAGCCGTTCGTGCCAAACAACGACGTGGAGAGGAACCGCTGGCACTTCCGTGACCTGGAGGCCATGTCCGGGGCCACCGGAGCCGAGCCCATCTTCATCGACGCCGACTTCA GCAGCACGATTCCTGGTGGACCAATCGGCGGACAGACCAGAGTGACACTCAGGAACGAACACATGCAGTATATCATCACATG gTATGGTTTGTGTGCAGCGACCTCCTACATGTGGTACGCAAAGTTCATCAAGAAGATGAAACTGTGA